A portion of the Acanthopagrus latus isolate v.2019 chromosome 21, fAcaLat1.1, whole genome shotgun sequence genome contains these proteins:
- the LOC119010548 gene encoding tissue factor-like isoform X2, with translation MASLNHVLCLGVCISAWLISTADMNTVPTAENIRWVSLDFKTILMWTVKEPDHKFTVLYSVDDGDWQESHDCIQVSELECDLTHDLQPFDRLYSADIQTDTTDEDYTADEPPHAVSPHFNPYKESNISAVKFTVRSVDKTRVIVNITDPLTSIHVGQRQLSIRDIFAHDLQYKVIYRKSESTGKKEITSNSSVAEVPNLDEGQRYCFMVAAFIPSRPQNTKWGAWSEESCTHGDPDLSLGAWVGAIFVFLTVLIIIITVTVLCCRRRRERNTGFQTYQSSTPI, from the exons ATGGCATCTCTGAATCATGTGCTTTGTCTGGGAGTCTGTATTTCTGCTTGGCTCATCAGTACTGCTG ACATGAACACTGTGCCCACAGCAGAGAATATTCGATGGGTGTCTCTGGACTTTAAAACCATCCTCATGTGGACTGTCAAGGAACCTGATCACAAATTCACCGTTCTGTACTCTGT GGATGATGGAGACTGGCAGGAGAGTCATGACTGCATCCAAGTGTCAGAGTTAGAATGCGATCTGACCCATGATCTTCAACCCTTTGACAG GCTCTACAGTGCTGACATTCAAACAGACACCACTGATGAAGATTATACTGCTGACGAACCCCCTCATGCTGTTTCCCCACACTTCAACCCCTATAAAGAGA GTAACATCAGTGCTGTAAAATTCACTGTGAGGTCTGTAGACAAGACCCGGGTCATTGTCAACATCACAGATCCTCTCACCAGTATCCATGTTGGTCAGAGGCAGCTCAGCATCAGAGACATCTTCGCTCATGACCTCCAGTATAAGGTCATCTACCGCAAGTCTGAGAGCACAGGCAAG AAAGAAATCACATCTAACTCCAGTGTAGCAGAGGTTCCAAACCTGGATGAAGGACAGAGATACTGCTTCATGGTGGCAGCTTTCATCCCCTCAAGACCCCAAAACACCAAGTGGGGAGCCTGGAGCGAGGAGTCATGCACACATGGAGACCCGG ACTTGAGTCTTGGTGCGTGGGTTGGTGCGATCTTCGTCTTTTTAAcagtcctcatcatcatcattacgGTGACGGTCCTCTGCTGCAGACGCCGCCGAGAAAGAAACACTGGCTTCCAAACATATCAATCATCGACACctatttag
- the LOC119010548 gene encoding tissue factor-like isoform X1 has product MASLNHVLCLGVCISAWLISTADMNTVPTAENIRWVSLDFKTILMWTVKEPDHKFTVLYSVDDGDWQESHDCIQVSELECDLTHDLQPFDRLYSADIQTDTTDEDYTADEPPHAVSPHFNPYKESNISAVKFTVRSVDKTRVIVNITDPLTSIHVGQRQLSIRDIFAHDLQYKVIYRKSESTGKKEITSNSSVAEVPNLDEGQRYCFMVAAFIPSRPQNTKWGAWSEESCTHGDPGIGTDLSLGAWVGAIFVFLTVLIIIITVTVLCCRRRRERNTGFQTYQSSTPI; this is encoded by the exons ATGGCATCTCTGAATCATGTGCTTTGTCTGGGAGTCTGTATTTCTGCTTGGCTCATCAGTACTGCTG ACATGAACACTGTGCCCACAGCAGAGAATATTCGATGGGTGTCTCTGGACTTTAAAACCATCCTCATGTGGACTGTCAAGGAACCTGATCACAAATTCACCGTTCTGTACTCTGT GGATGATGGAGACTGGCAGGAGAGTCATGACTGCATCCAAGTGTCAGAGTTAGAATGCGATCTGACCCATGATCTTCAACCCTTTGACAG GCTCTACAGTGCTGACATTCAAACAGACACCACTGATGAAGATTATACTGCTGACGAACCCCCTCATGCTGTTTCCCCACACTTCAACCCCTATAAAGAGA GTAACATCAGTGCTGTAAAATTCACTGTGAGGTCTGTAGACAAGACCCGGGTCATTGTCAACATCACAGATCCTCTCACCAGTATCCATGTTGGTCAGAGGCAGCTCAGCATCAGAGACATCTTCGCTCATGACCTCCAGTATAAGGTCATCTACCGCAAGTCTGAGAGCACAGGCAAG AAAGAAATCACATCTAACTCCAGTGTAGCAGAGGTTCCAAACCTGGATGAAGGACAGAGATACTGCTTCATGGTGGCAGCTTTCATCCCCTCAAGACCCCAAAACACCAAGTGGGGAGCCTGGAGCGAGGAGTCATGCACACATGGAGACCCGGGTATTGGGACAG ACTTGAGTCTTGGTGCGTGGGTTGGTGCGATCTTCGTCTTTTTAAcagtcctcatcatcatcattacgGTGACGGTCCTCTGCTGCAGACGCCGCCGAGAAAGAAACACTGGCTTCCAAACATATCAATCATCGACACctatttag